The Nocardioides houyundeii genome includes the window CTCGCAATGGCGGTCAGGCTCCGGTGTGAGGGACCGGGCGCATGATGACCCCGAGGCTGGGCTTGGGCTGGAAGGACGTCGCCTTCTCCGGCAGCAGCCGTCCTCGCTGCACTGTGCGGTTCACCAGCTCGAAGTCGGGGGCCGGCAGCAGGACGGCCACGTGCTTGCCGTGGAGCCCCTCGAGGGCGCTGTCCACCGAGTGGTGGTAGCTCAAGCGGGGGGACGACGCGTCGCCCGATGCGCTGTGACCGGCCCGGGACCGAAGCCTCGGCAGCACGTCCCCGTGCAGGTGCTCCAGCGGGGAGAGCTGCTCGGAGTCAACGCTCCACTCGATGCTCAACCACGACTCGCCGTCCGTGGCGACCACCGAGCGGGGCCCCAGCTTGGCCAAGGCCGACATCCGGTCCCCGTTCCGGGTGACGCGTCCCGTGGCAGCGGCGGCCTGAGCCACGGCGTCCAGTCGGACCTGATGCAGGACCCGGTGGATCGCTCCCAGGAACAGGGGGGTGTCCTCCTGGTCCACGACCATCGCCAGGCCGCGGTCCCACCCTGGGTATCGGGCCTCCTGCAGCTCCAGGTATGCGGCGTAGCGATGATGGCCGTCGGCGATGAGCAGGGTGCTGTCCGCGAGTCCGTGAGCGATGGTCTCGAGCTGGCGGGCGTCTCGGAGCCGCCACACCCGGTGCTCCTGTCCGGCACCGTCACGGAACTCGTGGTCCGGCAGGGTGGCAGCAGTGTCCCGGATCAGGGTCCTGATCTGGGTGGGTCCTCGATGGACCAGCAGGATCGGGGCCGGATCGAGCCCCATCTCATACATCCGGGAGGCCAGGTCACCGGCCTGGGCGGAGTGGATGTCCTCGTGGGGCAGGACGGCGCTGTCCTCCAGCGTCGTCGCCCTGGTGCTGAGGTCGAGAGCCCCCACGAGCCCGCGAATGGTGATGCCGTGCACGGTGTACTCGTGCAGGTACAGGGCAGGGACGTCGTCGAGCTCCATGAGGCCCTCGGACTGCCAGCTCGCCAGTCGCCGGGCCACCTCGCGATAGGGTCGCGCCAGGGCACGTGCCGCGGACGGGTCGGCCACCTTCGCCGGGGCGAGACGCAGTCCCCGGAAAGGGTGCAGCCGCGCCGGCCGGGCGGGCGAGGGCGGGACGCTCTCCAGTTCCTGGGAAAGCTCCGTGTCCCCGTCGCGGGTGTGCATCGGAGCATCGTAGGCGGGCCTTCCCCGCTGGGACCAAAGGACGTGGACACATGCTGCAGGAGTCGACCGGCCCACTGGCCGCACAGCACGACCTGTTCATGCTGGACCTCGACGGCGTGGTCTACATCGAGGGAGCCGCGGTGCCCGGCGTACCGGAGGAGATCCTCCGGCTGCGCGAGGCCGGGTGCCACGTCGCCTTCGTCACCAACAACGCTGCCAGGCCTGCTGCCCAGGTGGCCGAACGTCTCACCGGGCTGGGAGTGGCCGCGACCGCGGAGGACGTGGTCACCTCGGCGCAGGCCGCCGCCTCGCTCCTGCGCACGCGCTTCGGTCCCCGGGCCCGGGTGCTGATGCTGGGTGGACCAGGCCTGGAGGTGGCCCTGCGGGCTGCGGACCTCGAGCCGGTCCAGGACGTCGAGGACGACGAGGTGGTGGCGCTGGTGACCGGCTACGGGCCGGACGTCCTGTGGCGACACATCATGCGTTCGGCAGTCCGCATCCGGGACGGACTTCCGTGGGTCGCCAGCAACACCGATGCCACCATCCCTACGTCGTACGGTCTGGCGCCGGGGCACGGCACTCTGGTGCGGACCCTGGCGGAGTTCGCCGGGGTGCAGCCGGTGGTCGCTGGCAAGCCGTCCCGTCCGTTGCTGGACGAGACCGTGGCGAGGGTCGGCGGCGACCGGCCGATCATGGTCGGTGACCGGTTGGACACCGACATCGAGGGTGCGCGGGTCGCGGGATATCCCTCCCTCCTCGTGCTGACCGGTGTCACCGGGCTCAGCGAGCTCGTCTCGGCGCCCGAGTCGTCCAGGCCGACGTACATCTTCCCGACTCTGCAGGGAGTCTTCGCGCCCCACCCGGTCCCGCAGCACGTCTCGGACGGCGTGGAGCTCGGAGGCTGGCACGGGCACGTCGACGAAGCCGGGGCGCTGGTCCTGGCGGGCGCCGGCAGCGAGGCGGACTGGTGGCGGGTGGTGGCGGTAGCGGCCTGGGAACACCTCGACGCGACAGGTGCGCCGGCCGGGATCGAGCAGCTCGCTCCACAGGCCCGCGACGGCTGGACCGACAGGTAGCCTTGTCTGCCATGAGCGAGTACGCCGGAGAGCCCTTGTCGGACCGGGACGGTGAGCAGCAGCACCGGGCCGCCTCCGAGCGGACCGGCGTACCCGAGGTGGACGCCGTGCTCGACCAGGTGGAGTCGGTGGGTTCCCTGCCCGTCGCCGAGCAGGTGGCGGTGTTCGAGCGGGCGCACGAGGCGCTGCGGCGCGCCCTCGACTCCGAGGCCAGCACTCCCCGGGGACTCTGAGTCCGTGCCTCCGCGACGACTCAGGCTCGACCAGGAGCTGGTGCGCCGGGGGCTGGCACGCTCCCGCGAGCACGCGAGCACGCTCATCGCCCAGGGACGCGTCAAGGTCTCCGGCGCTGTGGCGGCCAAGGCCGCCACCGGAGTCACCACCGATGTCGCCCTGGTGGTCACCGAGGACCCCGACCAGCCGGAGTTCGCCTCCCGCGGCGGGCACAAGCTGGCCGGAGCGCTGGAGGCCTTCGCCCCGCACGGCGTCGACGTCGCGGGCAAGCGCTGCCTGGACGCCGGCGCGTCCACTGGCGGCTTCACCGACGTCCTGCTCCAGGCCGGTGCGCGCGAGGTGGTCGCGGTCGACGTCGGCTACGGACAGCTCGTCTGGCGCCTGCGCCAGGACCCACGGGTGATCGTGCACGACCGCACCAACGTGCGAGAGCTCAGTCTGGACGTCGTGGGCGACCCGGTCGACCTCGTGGTGGGAGACCTGTCCTTCATCTCGTTGCGACTGGTGCTCGACGCGCTGATCTCCGTCACGGCTCCCGACGGCGAGCTGGTCCTGATGGTCAAGCCCCAGTTCGAGGTGGGCAAGGACCGCGTGGGCAAGGGCGGCGTGGTCCGGGAC containing:
- a CDS encoding TlyA family RNA methyltransferase, with amino-acid sequence MPPRRLRLDQELVRRGLARSREHASTLIAQGRVKVSGAVAAKAATGVTTDVALVVTEDPDQPEFASRGGHKLAGALEAFAPHGVDVAGKRCLDAGASTGGFTDVLLQAGAREVVAVDVGYGQLVWRLRQDPRVIVHDRTNVRELSLDVVGDPVDLVVGDLSFISLRLVLDALISVTAPDGELVLMVKPQFEVGKDRVGKGGVVRDLALRTEAVSAVAAAAHARGWGAVAVVTSPLPGPSGNVEFFLLLRAGSR
- a CDS encoding DUF1015 family protein; amino-acid sequence: MHTRDGDTELSQELESVPPSPARPARLHPFRGLRLAPAKVADPSAARALARPYREVARRLASWQSEGLMELDDVPALYLHEYTVHGITIRGLVGALDLSTRATTLEDSAVLPHEDIHSAQAGDLASRMYEMGLDPAPILLVHRGPTQIRTLIRDTAATLPDHEFRDGAGQEHRVWRLRDARQLETIAHGLADSTLLIADGHHRYAAYLELQEARYPGWDRGLAMVVDQEDTPLFLGAIHRVLHQVRLDAVAQAAAATGRVTRNGDRMSALAKLGPRSVVATDGESWLSIEWSVDSEQLSPLEHLHGDVLPRLRSRAGHSASGDASSPRLSYHHSVDSALEGLHGKHVAVLLPAPDFELVNRTVQRGRLLPEKATSFQPKPSLGVIMRPVPHTGA
- a CDS encoding HAD-IIA family hydrolase: MLQESTGPLAAQHDLFMLDLDGVVYIEGAAVPGVPEEILRLREAGCHVAFVTNNAARPAAQVAERLTGLGVAATAEDVVTSAQAAASLLRTRFGPRARVLMLGGPGLEVALRAADLEPVQDVEDDEVVALVTGYGPDVLWRHIMRSAVRIRDGLPWVASNTDATIPTSYGLAPGHGTLVRTLAEFAGVQPVVAGKPSRPLLDETVARVGGDRPIMVGDRLDTDIEGARVAGYPSLLVLTGVTGLSELVSAPESSRPTYIFPTLQGVFAPHPVPQHVSDGVELGGWHGHVDEAGALVLAGAGSEADWWRVVAVAAWEHLDATGAPAGIEQLAPQARDGWTDR